In Chrysemys picta bellii isolate R12L10 chromosome 4, ASM1138683v2, whole genome shotgun sequence, the sequence AGCAGGAGAAGGAGGTTGCACAGGTGAAATGGCTACATTTGCTGTAGGCagcaaccaatcagaaaggaagGAGTTGCATAATTACTTCATGGCCCTTGAGAAATAACTTGAATGGTGGTTATGCTGTATAGAGAATAATGACCCTCAGCCAGTCAGAGCACAGGTATTTGCATGTTTGGAGGCTTCTAAGAAATAACAATTCAGTCATTATGCAAAACAGGAGCCCCTAACCTATCAGAGTGCATTGCAGTGTTGATGTGAGAAATTAGTGTACAGTTCAAGTCAGTTATTGTACCAGCATCCCTGTTCTTTGAATAGCTAATGTTATTCCATTCTATATTGTGCAATATAATACAGACACCTGTAATGAATGAGGGTGTAAGTGGTTGATGTAATTAATTTCCATAGTCCCACTGAACTAGCCTCTTTGTAtttgggtcagttacacagatcTGTGGCACAGTTCCCAGATTTAAACTTTCATCCATGTCCTTTCCATCAACAAGTGATTTATAATCAGGGGGCATGGCTCTGTCCTGAGGTTCAAAGGAGACACTTGTAGTATTTATAGCTTGGGGTTTAATGTAGCAATAACAATGTGACAGATGCTGCAAAGTGCCGAGTGCCTCCGGCATGGCTGTAAACCCCTGAGAGCATCAGACACAATAATAGCAATATATGTTTGGGGAAAGAGAGGTCAGGGACTGCTGATCTCAGAATTTGCTGTCTGGTTATTACACCAATGGTATATGTAGCTATACACTACATATTTTTTTACatacaatgtttttaaaaacacattatgtTCCATTTACTCTCTGCCATCCTGCTGTATGACTTGACTGATACCGGAATTTAAAGTACAAATGTTTCTTCTCTCACACGTACAAAATTATCATTCTGTAATATGTACTTCTAATACTATTTGTCTGCCTCTTCGTCTATCTATCTATGTTCTTATACAGTGCTCGTCACTGTAGCATTCGAGAGCCTTACAGACTGTTAAAGTGGGGCCTCCAAAACTTATTTAAGGTCAGTGATTTCATGCCTAGCTTTAAGTGAGCATTTCTATGAGATGTGGTTATTACTAACAATGCCTATGTAAAGAGCACTTGAGAGAGAAGCCGTCTCAGCTACATTCCTCGAAAAATAAAGAAAGGAGATGAATGTGTTTGTTATTCTTTTCTAGTCATTTTAATAAATGCATTCATCTTCAAAACACTACCCCTCCCTAGTGATCTCCTCAGAGcatccttcacctccttgttcctcaggctgtagatcagggggttcagcatggggatcacCACTGTGTAGAACACTGAGGCCACCTGGTCTTGGCCCAGTGAGTAGCTGGTGTTGGGGCGTAAGTATGTAAAGATCAGAGTCCCATAAAACATGGTGATGGCTGTCAGGTGGGAGGCACAAGTGTTAAAGGCTTTGTGCCTGCCCTTGGCGGAGTGGATCCTCAGGATGGCAGCCAGGATGTACAGGTAAGAGAAGAGGATTATCAGGAGGGAGCTGACACTGGTGAAACCAGCTAAAATAGAAATGGTATTTTCAGCGATGGAGCTATCGGAGGATGACAGAGCTAGCAGTGGAGGGGTGTCACAGAAAAAATGGTTGATGATGTTGGAGCCACAGTATGTTAACCTGCTAATTAAACATGCAGTAATCATAGCACTCATGAAACTAGTGAAATAGGAGCTAGCCACCAATGGGACACAGACTTTATGGGACATAACTGCTGAGTAAAGCAGTGGTTTGCAGATAGCCACATAGCGGTCATTTGCCATCACAGCCAGAAGCAGGCACTCAGTGCTGAGCCAgataataaaaaaatacagttGAACCAAACACGCAGAATAGGAAATGGCTTTGCTCTGTGCTAAGAAGTTCTCCAGCATCTTTGGGGTGACAACAGATGAATAGCAGATATCGACAACAGACAAATTGCACAGAAAGAAGTACATGGGAGTGTGTAGTCGGGAACTGATCCTAATCAAAATgatcatcccaagattccccaccagggtgataACATAGATCACTAAGAACAACACAAAGTAGATGACCTGCAGATTTGGCCCATCTGTGAATCCCATGAGAATGAACTGGGTTGCTACAGTACAATTTTTCTCTTCCAGTATTCCCATTTCTGATACCTGCTGAAAGATTAATAAAGAGAAAATGAACTATTTCATGCTCAGTCATCATTCTGTGTACAAAACATGCAAATGCATACATATTTTTGCATGCACACTGTTTTGAGATTTGGGCTTCAGTGATATATATTCACAAACATTCAACTCTCTACCTAAAGGAGGTAACAAACTCTTCTTTGGGGTTTGCTTAAAATGGTTTCTGTAGAGACAGGCAGATAACAAAACAACTGAGTGCTCAGTTCAGTCTTATGCATCCGATAATTTGGATGTTTTCCAAAATGTATCCCATTGTATTTGGTATATTCTCTAAATTGGCGATTGGGTGGATGTATTGAATGGTAGGTGAGTAAGTGCATGGCTGCATGAATAAACGGATGTAAATGAATAGGTGATTGGAAGGGTGATTTGGTTTGTAACTGGATGGGAGCATCTATTGGTTGTACTGGACAATTGGATGTGTTAGTAAACTGTTGAACTGATAGATGGGTGAGCATATTGTTGGTGTAAGAAGGAGCTAGGGAATAGATGGTTGTGTAGGGAGTTGAAAAAGTGGATGAATCAGTGGGCAgtcaaatcatagaatatcagggttggaagggacctcaggaggtcatctagtccaaccccctgctcagagcaggaccaatccccagacagatttttacaccagttccctaaatggccccctcaaagattgagctcataacctgggtttagcaggccaatgctcaaaccactgggtttagcaggccaatgctcaatccCTCCCCACAAATGGATGAATCACTGAATAAGGAGAAATGTGGGATTGGATTAGTGAGAAGGTGGCTGGGAGAGTGCACTGTAAGGCAGACAGTGTTGTAGTAACC encodes:
- the LOC101932760 gene encoding olfactory receptor 5AR1-like translates to MGILEEKNCTVATQFILMGFTDGPNLQVIYFVLFLVIYVITLVGNLGMIILIRISSRLHTPMYFFLCNLSVVDICYSSVVTPKMLENFLAQSKAISYSACLVQLYFFIIWLSTECLLLAVMANDRYVAICKPLLYSAVMSHKVCVPLVASSYFTSFMSAMITACLISRLTYCGSNIINHFFCDTPPLLALSSSDSSIAENTISILAGFTSVSSLLIILFSYLYILAAILRIHSAKGRHKAFNTCASHLTAITMFYGTLIFTYLRPNTSYSLGQDQVASVFYTVVIPMLNPLIYSLRNKEVKDALRRSLGRGSVLKMNAFIKMTRKE